In a genomic window of Dyadobacter fermentans DSM 18053:
- a CDS encoding cytochrome-c peroxidase, translating into MSGSRKALTRYKARGFGWIVTILSATFCVFTGMISVTRQTPVPYELKYPANFGSRFTIPADNPTTQEGVHLGRMLFYEKKLSANNQLSCESCHEQKLAFTDGRPVSQGVDGSFTPRSSMSLANLLWVRNFFWDGRSQGLEEQAAFPLTDPHEMGQSLAVSAKKLRKMPRYTALFTSAFGASGITEQNILKALAQFERTLISADAPYDRYLAGQYQPTAAELRGMQLFENSPDPKRGIRGANCGHCHGGPKTFKELFHNNGLDSAFTDLGREKITGQAMDKGRFRVPTLRNILLTAPYMHDGRFKTIEAVLDHYSDHIQQSETLSSFLQDISNEVNGKNLSLKPQEKQDIIAFLGMLTDSTFITNPAFSNPHSISKAR; encoded by the coding sequence ATGTCGGGAAGTCGCAAGGCATTAACGCGGTACAAGGCCAGGGGTTTCGGGTGGATCGTTACCATCCTGAGCGCCACTTTCTGCGTCTTCACCGGGATGATATCGGTCACGCGCCAAACGCCGGTGCCTTACGAACTGAAATACCCCGCAAACTTCGGGTCGCGGTTCACCATCCCAGCCGACAATCCGACCACGCAGGAAGGCGTGCACCTCGGCAGGATGCTGTTTTATGAGAAAAAGCTTTCAGCTAACAACCAATTATCCTGCGAAAGCTGTCACGAGCAAAAACTCGCATTCACCGACGGCCGGCCTGTGAGCCAGGGCGTCGACGGCAGTTTCACCCCGCGTAGTTCGATGTCGCTCGCGAACCTGCTTTGGGTGCGAAACTTCTTCTGGGACGGGCGCTCGCAGGGTTTGGAAGAACAGGCTGCATTCCCCCTCACCGACCCGCACGAAATGGGCCAGTCGCTGGCGGTTTCGGCCAAAAAACTGCGCAAAATGCCCCGCTACACCGCTCTTTTTACCAGCGCGTTTGGCGCATCCGGTATTACCGAGCAAAATATCCTGAAAGCCCTCGCACAGTTTGAACGCACCTTGATTTCCGCCGACGCACCCTACGACCGCTACCTGGCGGGCCAATACCAGCCCACCGCCGCCGAACTGCGCGGAATGCAGCTTTTTGAAAACAGCCCCGACCCCAAACGCGGCATTCGCGGCGCCAACTGCGGCCATTGCCACGGCGGCCCGAAGACCTTCAAAGAGCTCTTTCACAACAATGGCCTCGACAGCGCATTCACCGATTTGGGTCGTGAAAAAATCACCGGCCAAGCCATGGATAAAGGCCGGTTCCGCGTGCCGACGCTGCGCAACATCCTGCTCACCGCGCCCTACATGCACGACGGCCGCTTCAAAACCATCGAAGCCGTGCTCGATCATTACAGCGACCACATTCAACAAAGCGAAACGCTGAGCAGTTTTTTACAGGACATTTCCAATGAAGTAAATGGCAAAAACCTGAGCCTCAAACCGCAGGAAAAGCAGGATATCATCGCTTTCCTCGGTATGCTCACCGACTCGACATTCATTACCAATCCCGCATTTTCAAACCCGCATTCCATTTCAAAAGCCCGATAA
- a CDS encoding TonB-dependent receptor plug domain-containing protein — protein sequence MRKLLLPLLSLLVFPTLAQEPSSLTDRTFQLGEVRVSGISHRDSLSSRLTYRTIEQFSRNDLSNALNILPGVTMANVGPRNESVVYVRGFDLRQVPVYIDGVPVYVPYDGYVDKGRFTTFDLAEVNVSKGFASILYGANTMGGAINLVSRKPVNKFEINGRAGVFSGGGYRWNVNAGSRLGKFFYQVGASQLKQDTYPLSADFKPRKFQQTDDRENAYRDDLKFSVKAGFTPNATDEYVIGYINQHGEKGTPPYVGDDSKITTRFWKWPKWNKQSLYFISNTAVGAKSKVKTRLYYDTFVNSLFSFDDTTYTAQTKGYAFQSFYDDYTLGGNAEFESRAWENNVFKFNVQYKRDIHRENDKGEPVQSYIDNTISIGIENTYQIIPSLAVVPGVSFNARNASQAQEYNATTKELSDFSDSKNNAVNAQIGLFWDITASHSLRGSVARKTRFATIKDRYSYRMGQAIPNPDLHAEVALNFDLSYSGKIADKLALQASIFQSNIDDIIQQVDNVQPNRFQLQNAGKARFYGAEAGFEYQITTGLKLGSNYSFIKRKNKTNPSIPFTNVPEHKVFAYADFSFLKVANLLASLENNSSRYSTSYGTKAGAYTLLDAKVSVKLYKFISTEAGINNILDKNYTLIEGFPEAGRNFFINLVFNYF from the coding sequence ATGAGAAAACTTCTCCTTCCGCTGCTCTCCCTGCTTGTATTTCCCACCCTGGCCCAGGAGCCGTCGTCTTTGACCGACCGAACTTTCCAGCTTGGCGAAGTGCGGGTCTCCGGAATCAGCCATCGCGACAGCCTTTCGTCGCGCCTCACCTACCGCACGATCGAACAATTCAGCCGCAACGATCTTTCCAATGCACTGAACATTCTACCCGGCGTGACGATGGCGAACGTCGGCCCACGCAACGAGTCGGTGGTGTATGTACGCGGGTTCGACCTGCGCCAGGTGCCGGTTTACATCGACGGCGTGCCCGTGTACGTGCCGTACGACGGCTATGTGGACAAGGGCCGCTTCACGACCTTCGACCTGGCCGAAGTGAATGTTTCCAAAGGCTTTGCTTCGATATTGTACGGCGCCAACACAATGGGCGGCGCGATCAACCTCGTGTCGCGAAAGCCGGTAAATAAGTTCGAGATCAATGGTCGCGCCGGTGTTTTCAGTGGAGGCGGCTACCGCTGGAATGTGAACGCCGGCTCGCGTTTAGGCAAATTCTTCTACCAGGTCGGCGCTTCGCAATTAAAACAGGATACTTACCCGCTTTCGGCCGATTTCAAACCCCGCAAATTCCAGCAAACCGACGACCGGGAAAATGCCTACCGCGACGATCTGAAATTCAGTGTCAAAGCCGGGTTCACGCCCAATGCAACGGACGAATATGTGATCGGCTACATCAACCAGCACGGCGAAAAAGGTACGCCGCCGTACGTGGGCGACGACTCCAAAATCACCACGCGCTTCTGGAAATGGCCGAAATGGAACAAGCAGAGTCTTTATTTTATCTCAAATACGGCGGTGGGCGCGAAAAGCAAAGTCAAAACGCGGCTGTACTACGACACCTTCGTGAATTCGCTGTTCAGCTTCGACGATACGACCTACACCGCGCAAACGAAGGGATACGCGTTTCAGAGCTTTTATGATGATTACACATTGGGCGGAAATGCAGAATTCGAGTCGCGGGCGTGGGAAAACAATGTGTTCAAATTCAATGTTCAGTACAAGCGCGACATCCACCGGGAAAACGACAAAGGCGAACCCGTCCAATCCTACATCGACAACACGATCTCCATCGGCATCGAAAACACCTACCAGATCATCCCGTCGCTCGCTGTGGTGCCGGGCGTCAGTTTCAATGCCCGGAATGCAAGCCAGGCGCAGGAATACAATGCCACCACCAAGGAGCTGAGCGACTTTTCCGATAGTAAAAACAATGCCGTCAATGCACAAATCGGCCTTTTCTGGGACATTACCGCCAGCCACTCGCTGCGCGGGAGCGTTGCCCGTAAGACCCGGTTTGCTACGATCAAGGACCGCTACTCCTACCGCATGGGCCAGGCCATCCCCAATCCCGACCTGCACGCCGAAGTAGCCCTGAACTTCGACCTGAGCTATTCGGGCAAAATAGCGGATAAACTTGCATTACAGGCCAGCATTTTCCAAAGCAATATCGACGACATTATCCAGCAGGTGGACAATGTACAACCGAACCGCTTTCAGCTACAAAACGCCGGAAAAGCGCGTTTCTACGGCGCGGAAGCTGGTTTTGAATATCAGATCACCACCGGCCTGAAACTCGGCTCGAACTATTCTTTTATCAAACGGAAAAACAAAACCAACCCGTCGATCCCATTCACGAACGTGCCGGAGCACAAGGTTTTCGCCTACGCCGACTTTTCGTTCCTGAAAGTAGCTAATCTGCTCGCGAGCCTGGAAAACAATAGCAGTCGTTACAGCACGAGTTATGGCACAAAAGCAGGAGCATACACGCTCCTGGATGCCAAGGTGTCGGTAAAATTGTACAAATTCATTTCTACCGAAGCCGGTATCAACAATATTCTGGATAAGAATTATACTTTGATCGAAGGTTTTCCCGAAGCGGGAAGGAATTTCTTTATCAACCTGGTTTTCAATTATTTTTAA
- a CDS encoding winged helix-turn-helix domain-containing protein translates to MERKVEIRVRHWVFVDEVKFFGPGRYELLERIAETGSIAQAAKEMGLSYKKAWAMVDALNTLGKGPYVITQKGGTRGGGTVLTETAKNVMQAYKRLNDKLLAALAEEPDLLSLI, encoded by the coding sequence ATGGAAAGAAAAGTCGAGATCCGGGTCAGGCATTGGGTGTTTGTGGACGAGGTCAAATTCTTTGGACCGGGACGTTACGAACTGCTCGAACGCATAGCCGAAACCGGTTCCATCGCGCAGGCCGCCAAGGAGATGGGACTGTCGTACAAAAAAGCCTGGGCGATGGTGGACGCGCTGAACACCCTCGGTAAAGGGCCCTATGTAATCACGCAGAAAGGCGGTACCAGGGGCGGCGGTACGGTGCTCACGGAAACAGCGAAGAACGTCATGCAAGCCTACAAGCGCCTGAACGATAAACTGCTCGCCGCATTGGCCGAAGAACCGGATCTTTTGTCATTGATCTGA
- a CDS encoding PepSY-associated TM helix domain-containing protein produces MSSVKQIKTWFLIHKWTSLICTAFLLMLCITGLPLIFHEEIEELEGKPHLAKQVPAGTPLAGLDKRAETAQAKYPQKVIRYIYWDEHEPNTTAFSLSDSIDAPPDNFTTVIVDDHTAELLDEPNYQEGFMYIMLQLHVDMFMGIGGKLFLGLMGLLFVAAIVSGIMLYGPIMKRFDFGMIRSQRSTRLKWLDLHNLLGVVTIVWGTVVGLTGVINTASEIVLGLWQMGQLSEMTAPYKNAGPLSGKLSSLDQAMATARNKAPEMEPSIIAYPGTPFTSKHHYGVFMKGNTPLTKRIIKPALIDAKNGTLTDMRDMPWYVNTLFVSQPLHFGDYGGLPLKIIWALFDIATIVILGSGLYLWFARNKATKAHINRLSKNDTEILTVIAQKENA; encoded by the coding sequence ATGAGCTCTGTCAAGCAAATCAAAACCTGGTTCCTGATCCACAAATGGACGAGCCTGATCTGCACGGCCTTCCTGCTGATGCTTTGCATCACCGGCCTGCCGCTGATCTTCCATGAAGAAATCGAAGAACTCGAAGGCAAGCCGCATCTGGCCAAACAGGTGCCGGCCGGCACGCCGCTGGCCGGGCTCGACAAGCGGGCGGAAACCGCACAGGCCAAATATCCGCAAAAGGTGATCCGGTACATTTATTGGGACGAACACGAGCCGAATACCACCGCATTCAGCCTTTCGGACTCGATTGACGCTCCGCCGGATAACTTCACGACGGTGATTGTGGACGACCATACGGCGGAACTGCTCGACGAGCCTAATTACCAGGAAGGCTTCATGTACATCATGCTCCAATTGCACGTGGATATGTTCATGGGCATCGGCGGCAAGCTGTTTCTGGGGCTCATGGGATTGCTGTTTGTGGCGGCCATCGTATCAGGCATTATGCTTTACGGGCCGATTATGAAGCGTTTCGACTTTGGCATGATCCGCTCGCAACGGTCCACACGCCTGAAATGGCTCGACCTGCATAACCTGCTGGGCGTGGTGACGATCGTTTGGGGAACGGTGGTAGGGCTAACCGGCGTGATCAACACGGCGTCGGAAATCGTGCTGGGGCTTTGGCAAATGGGGCAGCTTTCGGAAATGACGGCGCCCTACAAAAATGCCGGGCCGCTCTCCGGCAAGCTCAGCTCGCTCGACCAGGCCATGGCCACCGCCCGTAACAAAGCGCCCGAAATGGAGCCTTCGATCATCGCCTACCCGGGCACGCCATTCACCAGCAAACACCATTACGGCGTGTTTATGAAAGGCAACACACCACTCACGAAGCGCATTATCAAGCCGGCGCTGATCGACGCCAAAAACGGCACGCTCACGGATATGCGCGATATGCCGTGGTATGTCAACACGCTCTTCGTTTCGCAGCCATTGCATTTCGGCGACTACGGCGGGCTTCCGCTGAAAATCATCTGGGCGCTATTCGACATCGCGACGATCGTGATCCTCGGCAGCGGGCTTTACTTATGGTTTGCCCGAAACAAAGCCACCAAGGCACATATCAACCGACTGAGCAAGAACGACACGGAGATCCTGACCGTCATCGCCCAGAAAGAAAATGCCTGA